Proteins from one Parasteatoda tepidariorum isolate YZ-2023 chromosome 4, CAS_Ptep_4.0, whole genome shotgun sequence genomic window:
- the LOC122272135 gene encoding zinc finger MYM-type protein 1-like, translating to MLERYGWCFRHEGALQVKCDTSVEENVSSVTESDECESGPQSVTSHPYDIGLFSEDNTCEDKKLDILKNVWEPNPAFVFPEKGKRKLKFQYKWLYRWKWLAYSEVKGGAFCKFCVLFAPSGAGSGKQPLGQLCNVKFDNWKNAVERFSEHEKCLYHKKSIETAGTLNDILFGKMKPVDEQVDSAASRRKLENRKNITPIIETILFCGNQGLALRGHKDSGIIAEQPGEENDGNFRALLRFRSKNDSTLKNILESSRKNAQYTSPRFQNEVIEVCNILILQKLVSKINDATCFSILADETTDIAGIEQLSLCVRYVDKENFNITEQFLQFIPVHDLTGKAIATTILDQLQSMKVDIKKLRGQGYDGAASMSGKINGVQAHVRSIVPSALYVHCSAHSLNLAVSNACEITGIRNCLGTIKTLYDFLNTPKRQYVLSSAIEEMETSSKREKIKQLCATRWMERYDSVTAVVELFEPIAETLQKISEWKDKESATQANSLLCTVSNCQFVISLLCIYKVFTITIHLCRYLQKTSIDLIEAVSLAEDVIKDLKLMRENATETFSEIFSSSSLMLTSIGSSTSMQIPRITGRQKNRDNFPSSTPETYFRVSVFIPFIENFITQLNLRFVSHRDILKGFQCLLPADPFICQPSNIKAFEALVEFYAGDLDTCKESLKSELKLWYKRLKRISEDGGSVPKTAADALGMCNKDITPNIFKLLRNIGRSTCFNECKRKILFDFAPFEDLFTQLNGK from the exons ATGTTAGAAcgttatggatggtgttttcgaCACGAGGGAGCGCTGCAAGTT aaatgtgatacttccgttgaagaaaacgtttctagcgtAACagaatctgatgaatgtgaaagcggccctcaaagtgttacttcccacccatatgacattggacttttttcagaagataataCATGCGAGGATAAAAAACTggatatacttaaaaatgtttgggAACCCAATCCAGCATTTGTTTTTcctgaaaaaggaaaaagaaaattgaaatttcagtaCAAATGGCTTTATCGCTGGAAATGGCTTGCATATTCAGAGGTTAAGGGTGGtgctttttgcaaattttgtgtACTTTTCGCCCCAAGTGGTGCCGGTTCTGGAAAGCAACCTTTAGGCCAACTGTGCAATGTAAAATTTGACAACTGGAAAAATGCTGTAGAGCGATTTTCTGAACACGAGAAATGTCTTTATCACAAAAAATCGATCGAAACTGCTGGGAcattaaacgatattttatttggaaagatGAAACCTGTGGATGAACAAGTTGACAGTGCAGCAAGcagaagaaaattagaaaatagaaaaaacattaCTCCAATCATTGAAACCATCCTATTTTGTGGAAATCAAGGTCTCGCTCTAAGAGGACATAAGGATTCGGGAATAATTGCTGAACAACCAGGTGAAGAGAACGACGGAAATTTTCGGGCATTGCTTCGTTTCCGGAGTAAGAACGATTCGACTCTTAAGAACATTTTAGAGTCAAGCAGAAAAAATGCTCAGTATACCAGCCCTCGATTTCAGAACGAAGTTATTGaggtttgcaatattttaatcctGCAAAAACTAGTCAGCAAGATTAATGATGCAACTTGCTTTTCCATTCTTGCAGATGAAACAACTGATATTGCAGGTATAGAGCAATTATCGTTATGCGTTCGATATGtcgataaagaaaattttaacatcacCGAACAGTTTTTGCAATTCATTCCGGTGCATGACTTAACCGGAAAAGCAATAGCAACAACAATATTAGACCAATTACAGTCTATGAAAGTTGATATAAAAAAGTTACGTGGACAGGGGTACGATGGTGCTGCATCAATGAGTGGAAAAATTAATGGTGTACAAGCCCACGTAAGAAGTATTGTCCCATCAGCACTCTATGTACATTGCTCTGCTCATAGCCTCAATTTGGCTGTATCAAATGCATGCGAAATAACTGGCATTAGAAATTGCTTAGGgacaattaaaacattatacgACTTTTTAAATACGCCAAAAAGACAGTATGTCCTATCTTCAGCAATAGAGGAGATGGAAACCAGCTCTAAGAGGGAGAAAATTAAACAGCTATGTGCAACCCGTTGGATGGAAAGATACGACTCAGTAACCGCTGTGGTGGAACTTTTCGAGCCTATCGCCGAAacactacaaaaaatatcagaatggaAGGATAAGGAATCAGCTACCCAGGCTAATTCTTTACTGTGCACAGTATCTAATTGCCAGTTCGTAATATCTCTTTTGTGCATTTACAAAGTTTTCACCATAACAATCCATCTCTGTAGATACCTACAAAAAACAAGCATAGATTTGATAGAGGCAGTGAGTCTTGCAGAAGATGTCATTAAAGATCTAAAATTAATGCGTGAAAATGCCACTGAAACATTCTCTGAAATATTCAGCTCTTCTTCTCTTATGCTAACAAGCATTGGATCTTCCACTTCCATGCAAATCCCTAGAATAACAGGAAGACAGAAAAATCGCGATAATTTTCCCTCATCGACACCGGAAACATATTTCAGAGTTAgtgtttttattccatttatagaaaattttataacacaattaaacttaagatttGTATCGCATCGTGATATTTTGAAAGGATTTCAGTGTCTTCTACCTGCCGATCCTTTCATTTGCCAACCTTCAAACATAAAGGCTTTTGAAGCATTAGTGGAATTTTACGCTGGAGATTTGGATACCTGTAAAGAAAGCCTTAAGTCTGAACTAAAACTCTggtataaaagattaaaaaggatTAGTGAAGACGGAGGTAGTGTTCCAAAAACTGCGGCGGATGCTCTTGGAATGTGCAATAAAGATATAACaccaaacattttcaaactcCTAAGAAATATTGGTCGTTCTACCTGTTTCAACGAGTGCAAACGAAAGATCCTTTTCGACTTTGCGCCGTTTGAAGACTTATTTACGCAACTCAACGGGAAATAA